ggagtgctgccttcacaaagagggctgcctttccagggagtgctgccttcgcaaagggtGGTGCCtttgcaaggagagctgcctttgcaaggagtgctgccttcgcaaggggtgctgccttccctaggagtgctgcccttctagggagagctggcttcgcaagcagtgctgctaTCGCTAGGAGAGCTGCTTTCGCAAGAAGGGCTgaattcgcagggagtgctgcctttgcagagagtgctgccttcgcaaggagtggtgccttcgcaaggagtgctgcctttgcaaggactactgccttcgcaaggagttctgctttcgcaaggagttctgccttcgctaggagtgctgccctcgcaaggagggctgccttcgaaaggagggctcccttcgcagggagtgctgccttcgctaggagtgctgtctttgcaaggagcactgccttcgcaaggagtgctgccttcgcaaggagtgctgccttcgcaaggagtcctgccttcgaaaggagtgctgccttaacaaggagtgctgccttagctaggagtgttgtcttcgcaaggaggacTGCATTCGAGAGGAGGCTGCCTTCACAaagattgctgcctttgcaaggggtaatgcattcgcaagtagtgctgccttctcagggagtcctgcctttgcaacgagtgctgcctcccaatgagtgctgccttcgcaaggagtgctgccttcgcaaggagtgctgcctttgcaaggagtgctgccttcgcaatgagggctgcctttgctgggagtgctgccttcgcaaggggtggtgccttcgcaaggagtgctgcctttgcaaggagtgctgccttcgcaaggagttatgccttcgcaaggagtgctgccttcgctaggagtgctgcccttctaaggatagccgccttcgcaaggagtgctgccttcgctaggagtgctgctttcgcaaggagggctgccttcgcagtgagtgctgcctttgcaaggagtgctgccttcgcaaggagtggtgccttcgcaaggagtgctgccgtcgcagggagtgctgcatccgaaaggagtgctgccttcgtaacgtgtgctgctttcgcaaggagtgctgcctttgcaaggagcgctgccatcgcaaggagtgctgcctttgcaaggagtgttgcctttgcaaggagtactgccttcgcaaggagtgctgccttcgcaaggagtgctgccttcgctagcagtgttgcctttgcaaggagtgctgcgttcagaaggagtggtgcctgCGCGAggaaagctgccttcgcaaggagtgctgcctttgcaaggagtactgccttcgcaaggagtgctgccttcgcaaggagtgctgcatccgctaagagtgctgccctcgcaaggagggctgccgtcccaaggagggctgccttcgcagggagtgctgccgtcgcagggagtgctgcatccgaaaggagtgctgccttcgtaacgtgtgctgctttcgcaaggagtgctgcctttgcaaggagcgctgccatcgcaaggagtgctgcctttgcaaggagtgttgcctttgcaaggagtactgccttcgcaaggagtgctgccttcgcaaggagtgctgccttcgctagcagtgttgcctttgcaaggagtgctgcgttcagaaggagtggtgcctgCGCGAggaaagctgccttcgcaaggagtgctgccttcgctaggagtgctgctttcgcaaggagggatgccttcgcaaagagggcggCCTTcgatgggagtgctgccttcgcaaggggtaatgccttcgcaagtagtgctgccttcgctaggagtgctgctttcgcaaggggtggtgccttcgcaaggagtgctgcctttgcaaggagtgctgccttcgcttggagtgctgccctcgcaaggagggctgccttcgagaggagggctgccttcacagggagtgctgccttcggaaggGGTAATgccctcgcaaggagggctgccttcgagaggagggctggattcgcagggagtgctgccttcgcaaggggtaatgccttctcAGGGagcactgcctttgcaacgagtgctgccttccaatgagtgctgccttcgcaaggagtgctgccttcgcaaggagtgctgccttcgcaaggagtgctgccttcgcaaggagtgctgccttcgcaaggagtgctgccttcgcaataagggctgcctttgcagggagtgctgccttcgcaaggggtggtgcctttgcaaggagtgctgccttcgcaaggagtgctgcctttgcaaggagtgctgctttcgcaaggagtgctgccttcgcaaggagtgctgcctttgcaatgagggctgcctttgctgggagtgctgctttcgcaaagggtggtgccttcgcaaggagtgctgcctttgcaaggagtgctgccttcgcaaggagttatgccttcgcaaggagtgctgccttcgctaggagtgctgcccttctaaggagagctgccttcgcaaggagtgctgccttcgctaggagtgctgcattcgcaaggagggctgccttcgcagtgagtactgcctttgcaaggagtgctgccttcgcaaggagtggtgccttcgcaaggagtgctgccgtcgcagggagtgctgcatccgaaaggagtgctgccttcgtaacgtGTGCtgatttcgcaaggagtgctgcctttgcaaggagcgctgccatcgcaaggagtgctgccttcgctaggagtgctgccttcgcaaggagggctgccttcgcaaagagggagtactgcctttgcaacgagtgctgccttccaatgagtgctgcctttgcaaggagtgctgccttcgcaaggagtgctgccttcgcaaggagtgctgccttcgcaacgagggctgcctttgtagggagtgctgtcttcgcaaggggttgtgccttcgccaggagtgctgcctttgcaaggagtgctgccttcacaaggagaaatgccttcgcaaggagtgttgccttcgcaaggagtgctgcctttgcacagagtgctgcctttgcagggagtgctgccttcgcacggagggctgccttcgcaagtagggctcccttcgcagggagtgttgccttcgcaaggggtaatgccttcgcaattactgctgccttcgcagggagtactgcctttgcaacgagtgctgccttccaatgagtgctgcctttgcaaggagtgctgccttcgcacggaatgcagccttcgcatggagtgctgcttttgctcagagtgctgccttcgcaaggagtgcagccttcacaaggagtgctgccttcgcaaggagtgctgccttcgcaaggagtgctgcctttacacagagtgctgcctttgcagggagtgctgcctttgcacagagtgctgcctccgcaaggagtgctgcctttacaTGGACtgtttccttcgcaaggagtgctgcctttgcaacgtatgctgccttcgcatggagttcTGCCttggctaggagtgctgccttcgctaggagtgctgacttcgctacgagtgctaccttcgcagggagtgctgcctatgcagggagtgctggcttcgcaaggagagctgccttcacaaggagtgctgccttcgcaaggagtgctgcctccgcaaggagtgctgctttcgcacggagtgcagccttcgcacatagtgctgccttcacactgagtgcttcctttgacagagtgctgccttcgcaaggagggctgccttcgcagggagtgctgcctacgcagggagtgctgccttcgcaaggagtgctccttcgcaaggagtgttgccttcgcaaggagtgctgccttcgcaaggagtgctgccttcgcaaggagtgctgcctttgcacggagagcagccttcgcacatagtgctgccttcacatggagtgcttcctttgacagagtgctgccttcgcaaggagggctgcctttgcaaagagtgctgccttcgcaaggagtgctgcctttgcacagagtgctacctttgcagggagtgctgcctttgcacagagtgctgcctccgcaaggagggctgcctttgcaaagagtgccGCCTTCGCAAGCAGTACTGCCTtcacaatgagggctgcctttgcagggagtgctgccttcgcaaggggtggtgccttcgcaaggagtgctgcctttgcaagcagtgctgccttttcaaggagtgctgccttcgctaggagtgctgcccttctaaggagagctggttccgcaaggagtgctgccatcgctaggagtgctgctttcgcaaggagggctgacttcgcagggagtgctgcctttgcagggagtgctgccttcgcatggagtggtgccttcgcaaggagtgctgccttcgcagggagtgctgcatccgcaaggagtgctgccttcgcaaggagtactgccttcgcaaggagtgctgcattcgcaaggagcgctgccatcgcaaggagttctgccttcgctaggaattgctgccttcgcaaggagggctgccttcgcaaagaagactgccttcgcagggagtgctgccttcgcaaggggtggtgccttcgcaaggagtgttgccttcgcaaggagtgctgcattcacaaggagtgctgcctccgcaaggagtgctgctttcgcaaggagtactgccttcacaaggagtactgccttcacaaggagtgctgccttcacaaggagtgctgattttgctaggagtgctgtcttcgcaaggagggctgccttcgagaggagggctgccttcgcaaggggttatgccttcgcaagtagtgctgccttctcagggagtactgcctttgaacgagtgctgccttccaatgagtgctgccttcgcaaggagtgctgccttcgcaaggagtgctgcctttgcaaggagtgctgccttcgcaaggagtgctgccttcgcaatgagggctgcctttgcagggagtgctgccttcgcatggggtggtgccttcgcaaagagtgctgccttcgcaaggagtgctgccttcgcaaggagtgctgccttcgcaatgagggctgcctttgctgcgagtgctgccttcacaagtggtggtgccttcgcaaggagtgctgcctttgcaaggagtgctgccttcgcaaggagatatgccttcgcaaggagtgctgccttcgctaggagtgctgcccttctaaggagagctaccttcgcaaggagtgctgccttcgctaggagtgctgtttTTCGCAAGGAGGTCgtacttcgcagggagtgctgcctttgcagggagtgcttccttcgcaaggagtggtgccttcgcaaggagtggtgccttcgcaaggagtgctgccttcgcagggagtgctgcatccgcaaggagtgctgccttcgcaaggtgtgctgccttcgcaaggagtgctgcctttgcaaggagcgctgccatcgcaaggagtgctgccttcgctaggagtgctgccttcgcaaggagggctaacttcgcaaagagggctgccttcgcagggagtgctgccttcgcaaagagtaatgccttcgcaagtagttctgcttttgcagggagtactgccttttcaaggagtgctgccttccaaggagtgctgccttcgcaaggagtgctgccttcgcaaggagtgctcccttcgcaaggagtgctgccttcgcaaggagtgctgccttcgcaaggagtggtgcctatgcacatagtgctgccttcgcacaggttgctgcctttgcacggagtgctgccttcgcacagagtgcagccttcgcatggagtgctgcttttgctcagagtgctgccttcgcaaggagtcctgccttcgcaaggagtgctgccttcgccaggagtgctgccttcgccaggagtgctgccttcgcaacgagtgctgccttcgcacggagtgctgccttcgcaaggaatgctcccttctcacggagtgctgcctttgcacagaatgctgccttcgcaacgactgctgcctttgcacagagtgctgcctttgcacagagtgctgccttcgaaaggagtgctgccttcgctaccagtgttgccttcgcaaggagtgctgcgttcagaaggagtggtgcctccgcaaggactgctgccttcacaaggagtgctgcctttgcaacgagtactgccttcgcaaggagtgctgccttcgcaaggagtgctgccttcgctaggagtgctgccctcacaaggaggactgccttcacaaggagggctgccttcgcagggagtgctgccttcacaaggggtaatgccttcgcagggagtgctgccttcgcaaggggtggtgccttcgcaaggagtgttgccttcgcaaggagtgctgcattcacaaggagtgctgcctccgcaaggagtgctgcattcacaaggagtgctgcctccgcaaggagtgctgctttcgcaaggagtactgcctttgcaaggagtactgccttcgcaaggagtgctgccttcacaaggagtgctgccttcgctaggagtgctgtcttcgcaaggagggctgccttcgagaggagggctgccttcgcaaggggtaatgccttcgcaagtagtgctgccttctcagggagtactgcctttgaacgagtgctgccttccaatgagtgctgccttcgcaaggagtgctgccttcgcaaggagtgctgccttcgcaaggagtgctgccttcgcaaggagtgctgccttcgcaatgaggtctgcctttgcagggagtgctgccttcgcaaggggtggtgccttcgcaaagagtgctgccttcgcaaggagtgctgccttcgcaaggagtgctgccttcgcaatgagggctgcctttgctgggagtgctgccttcacaaggggtggtgccttcgcacggagtgctgcctttgcaaggagtgctgccttcgcaacgagatatgccttcgcaaagagtgctgccttcgctaggagtgctgcccttctaaggagagctaccttcgcaaggagtgctgccttcgctaggagtgctgctttcgcaaggaggtctgccttcgcagggagtgctgcctttgcagggagtgctgccttcgcaaggagtggtgccttcgcaaggagtgctgccttcacagggagtgctgcatccgcaaggagtgctgccttctcaaggtgtgctgccttcgcaaggagtgctgcctttgcaaggagcgctgccatcgcaaggagtgctgccttcgctaggagtgctgccttcgcaaggagggctgccttcgcaaagagggctgccttcgcagggagtgctgccttcgcaaagagtaatgtcttcgcaagtagttctgctttcgcagggagtactgcctttgcaaggagtgctgccttccaaggagtgctgccttcgcaaggagtgctgccttcgcaaggagtgctgccttcgcaaggagtgctgccttcgcaatgagggctcccttcgcagggagtgctgccttcgcatggggtggtgcCTTCACAAGGTATGCttcgttcgcagggagtgctgcctttgcacagagtgctgccttcacaaggagtgatgccttcgcaaggagtgctgcgttctcttggagtgctgccttcacagggagtgctgccttcacaagggatgGTGCTtgcgcacgtagtgctgccttcgcacggattgctgccttcgcaagtagtggtggattcgcaaggggtgctgccttcgcacagagtgctgtttttgcacagagtgctgcctttgcacggagtgctatcTCCGCACGGAAAGcaaccttcgcaagtagtgcttccTTTGCACGGTATGCTGCCTTTGCAagtagttctgccttcgcaaggagtgctgcctttgcaaggagtgctgccttcgcaaggagtggtgccttcgcaaggagtgctgcctttgcaaggagcgctgccatcgcaaggagtgctgctttcgctaggagtgctgccttcgcaaggaggtctgccttcgcaaagagggctgccttcgcagggagtgctgccttcgcaaagagtaatgccttcgcaagtagttctgctttcgcagggagtactgcctttgcaaggagtgctgccttccaaggagtgctgccttcgcaaggagtgctgccttcgcaaggagtgctcccttcgcaaggagtgctgccttcgcaaggagtgctgccttcgcaatgagggctcccttcgcagggagtgctgccttcgcatggggtggtgccttcgcaaggtatgcttccttcgcagggagtgctgcctttgcacagagtgctgccttcacaaggagtgattccttcgcaaggagtgctgaattctcttggagtgctgccttcacagggagtgctgccttcacaagggatggtgcctacgcacgtagtgctgccttcgcacggagtgctgccttcgcaagtagtggtggattcgcaaggggtgctgccttcgcacggagtgctgtctttgcacagagtgctgcctttgcacggagtgctatcTCCGCACGGAAAGcaaccttcgcaagtagtgcttccTTTGCACGGTATGCTGCCTTTGCAagtagttctgccttcgcaaggagtgctgcctttgcaaggagtgctgccttcgcaaggagtgcttccttcacaAAGAGGGCTGCCtcagcaaggattgctgccttcgcagggagtgctgccttcgcaaggagtgctgactacaaaaggagtgctgccctcgtaaggagttctgccttcgcaaggagtgctgccttcgcaaggaatgctcccttctcacggagtgcttcctttgcacagtgcagccttcgcaaggactgctgcctttgcacagagtgctgcctttgcacagagtgctgcctccgcaaggattgctgccttcgctaggagtgctgccttcgctaggagtgctgccttcgctaggagtgctgccttcgctaggagtgctgccttcacaaggaatgctgcctttgcaaggattgctgccttcgcaaggagtgctgccttcgctaggagtgctgcccttctaaggagagctggcatcgcaaggagtgctgcatcgctaggagtgctgctttcgcaaggagtgctgccttcgcaaggaatgctgccttcccaaggagtgctgccttgggaccgagtgctgccttccctaggagtgttgccttcatacagagtgcagccttcgcaaggagtgctgccttcgcaaggtgtgctgcctttgcaagaagtactgccttcgcaaggagtgctgccttcgcaaggagtgctgccttcgcta
The genomic region above belongs to Schistocerca cancellata isolate TAMUIC-IGC-003103 unplaced genomic scaffold, iqSchCanc2.1 HiC_scaffold_804, whole genome shotgun sequence and contains:
- the LOC126143473 gene encoding ice-structuring glycoprotein-like, with translation MSAAFARSAAFARSAAFARSAAFARSAAFARSAAFAIRAAFAGSAAFARGGAFARSAAFARSAAFARSAAFARSAAFARSAAFAMRAAFAGSAAFAKGGAFARSAAFARSAAFARSYAFARSAAFARSAALLRRAAFARSAAFARSAAFARRAAFAVSTAFARSAAFARSGAFARSAAVAGSAASERSAAFVTCADFARSAAFARSAAIARSAAFARSAAFARRAAFAKREYCLCNECCLPMSAAFARSAAFARSAAFARSAAFATRAAFVGSAVFARGCAFARSAAFARSAAFTRRNAFARSVAFARSAAFAQSAAFAGSAAFARRAAFASRAPFAGSVAFARGNAFAITAAFAGSTAFATSAAFQ